A window of Populus trichocarpa isolate Nisqually-1 chromosome 17, P.trichocarpa_v4.1, whole genome shotgun sequence genomic DNA:
tttttaataatattatattttaaagtgttataTATACAATGAAATATTATATCACTTTAGTTCTTAGATCTTCATGAAAagtgattttcaatttttataccATAAAACATTTTTCTCCGTCTAAaacttatgttgtttttttttttatcaaaaagtaaattaaagatACTTTCCTAGTGtttatttaatgcattttttgtGTGGTATCTCACATATATTTAAtgcatttaaataaatttttaaaaaattgaaactaaataaattaagtcatttttaagtgatattaagaatattttttaatctcaattgAAGCATAATCTATCTCTGAGATactctttaacattaaataaaaaaatattaattatttatgttattactTATTTTCATTTAACTCATTccgttattatttaatttttagtcaCAAAATCTTTACAATCGAGATTCTTCTATCAAAGAAAATCCATTTTGGACCTGTCCTTGCGTTGATCACGACAAAACAGCACATGAACTAGCCatgcttgtaaaaaaaaacaataacaaaaacatcatttctctCCGAAATTATCATCACTTCTATAAAACTCACGaactccacaaaaaaaaaaaaaaaaaaaaagaagaagaagaagaagaagcatagaACTACGAAAGAACTCAAGCTCAAGCTTAATTTTCAGTATAAAAAATGGGCAAGAGTGTTTTACTGTTATGTGGTGATTACATGGAAGATCATGAGGTGGGCTGCTTTGTTTTATCTATCTTGAATTGTTTCTTGAATCTTGGATTGATGAAGAATTGTGggttcttcttgttttttgtagGCTATGGTTCCATTTCAAGCTTTGCAGGCTTTTGGGATTGCTGTTGATGCTGCTTGCCCTGGCAAGAAAGCTGGGGATATTTGCCGCACTGCAATTCATGATTCTGCTGGTTATCAGGTGCTCTCTCCCTCATTATACAAATTTAATCATCATATtggattccttttttttttcttgggctGTTTTTGAAAAAGCTTATTAATTTGCTGATCTTACTTAGTTCAGTCATCGAAGCTTTAGTTTTagcattgttttttcaataattggTGAAtataaggaattttttttttcctttttatggaTTTGTAGTTAATTTTAACTTATTCAaaatatgtatttgtttttctctatatatattGCTTACCTCACACTTTACTTCTATTAATCTGCAGATTATTGGGTTTTATCATTGTTGTATGTCTTCTTTGAGTAGTTTAGTGGATAAAATCTAATACTTTGAGACTAATCTTCACATATATTtggtattaaaattttaatttttgattaattaataaggTAATAAAAGACATTTTCTTAATGCAATAATAATTTTGTGATAACTGAAATGAATGCCTGTAGTGGCCGTGGTAATCTTAGTGATGATGGTGGTTGCGGTAATGGTGGCAGTGTAGTAgtgataatattaatatgataatttcTTGATGGGTTGTGCTGAGTGCTAATTTTGATAATTGCATGGTTGTGGTGATGATCATTTTACATGCATTATGTGTTCATCAAGATCcctttttatgataatttatgtgTTGTTTTTCTAATAACCTGTTGGTGGATGTAGCTCTACTGATTGATTAAAGTACAAGCATAGTATATCAATTTCATTAACTTAGTTCTGATAGGTGTTTTTTGGaactttattgattttagaCTTATACTGAGAGTCGTGGTCATAATTTTACTCTCAATGCAACATTCGATGAAGTTGATTTTGGCAAATATGATGGGCTGGTGATACCTGGAGGACGGGCTCCAGAATATCTTGCCATGAACGAATCTGTGTTAGATTGTGTCAGGAAATTTTCTGACTCAGGAAGGCCAATTGCCTCTGTTTGCCATGGACAATTGATCTTGGCAGCTGCAAATTCAGTAAAAGGTCGGAAATGCACTGCATATCCTGCTGTGAAACCTGTGCTCATTGATGCTGGCGCTCATTGGGTTGAACCTGAAACCATGAAAGCTTGTGTTGCTGATGGCAATATCATCACTGGAGCTACATATGAGGGGCATCCTGAGTTCATCCAACTATTTGTGAGGGCACTGGGGGGCAAGATAACTGGTTCagataagaaaattttgtttctctgTGGGGTAAGttctaattatttgtttttagttcttaatttttttttgccattgaCCGAGGTCATGCTTATGAAACATGTGTTGTCTCATAGTTGCTAAGAATCCTTGCTTCTTTTGTTCTTGCTTGCAGGATTTCATGGAAGATTACGAGGTAACTGTTCCTTTTCAGTCTCTTGAAGCTCTTGGGTGCCATGTTGATGCAGTTTGCCCCAAGAAGAAGGCTGGGGACACCTGCCCAACTGCAGTCCATGATTTTGAAGGTGACCAAACTTACAGTGAGAAGCCTGGTCATAGTTTCACTCTAACAGCTAGCTTTGAAGGTTTGGATGCCTCAAATTATGATGCTCTTGTCATTCCTGGAGGCCGGGCTCCAGAATACTTGGCACTGGATGAGACAGTGATTGCTTTGGTGAAAGAATTCATGCACTCTAAGAAGCCTGTTGCATCTATCTGCCATGGGCAGCAGATCTTAGCTGCTGCCGGAGTTCTTAAGGTAGTTTTGTGTTGCCTTGCGAGGAATGTGGTGTATTTTCTTCACATAACGCACCTAGAATATGTGCAAATGCAACTAATTTATTGTTGTGTGcacatgtttttgtttgttagAAAAACTggcatcttttaacatttaaaattatactccttttaaaattataagccATGCGAAGTCTTTCCCTGTACAAACTTTAACTCCGGACTGGGtacctttttttattagatttagcTCTGTAGAATTTCGTATGCAACTTCTCATGGCTTATATCTTCAcatttgaaattcaaactcTTAGATCATCATATTTAAAGTTCCATGAGAATTGTTTTCAAGGGCCCTTTTATCTTCTATATTTGGAACGTAATTCTCTTGATCATAGAATTACAAATATTATGCTATTTCATGTGTCAGGCTGTATAATTGCTAATACGAATCATCTTTGCAGGGAAGAAAATGTACCGCGTATCCTGCAGTGAAGCTGAATGTTGTCTTGGGAGGGGCAACATGGCTAGAACCTGATCCAATAGATCGCTGCTACACTGATGAAAACTTGGTTACAGGTGCTGCTTGGCCAGGGCACCCTCAGTTCGTCTCTCAGTTGATGGCCTTACTTGGCATTCGAGTGTCATTTTAGCTATTTTCATGTAACTAGTATGCTTGTATCTTATATCAAATAACATGGGGATGTATGCGGTTTCCATGTTTGGGTCTAGGAATCCATCTTGTATCACATTGATCCTTGTCACTTGTATGCGGTTTGCCTGTGCCGAAAATAGACTTCTATACCATGCAAATAAGTGAGTTTCTGGATTGTTGGTTGTGGGAAATGAGTGATGACCTATCCATAGGGTGCTCTGAACGCATCATGTGGCTTGATTATAAAGGATGTGGAATTTTGCTTGCACTTGCAATTCTAActcattgttttgaatttgatcttGATACACGGAATGGTGAAGAAATGTTGGTTATTTTATTGGCAGAGGATTTTGCTTATAATATGAATGATCTTGGACACAAAGATCGGGTCATTTCATGCATGATGTGGAAAAAAGTTGATGAAATCACTTCAAAGATCATGCTGATCGCGTTAACATAGTCTCAATGCGACCTAGTCCAACAATAACAAAGCtcccatttaatattttattggttgcCATGTGCATTGATCCAACATTAACGAAGAGTGTTACAGTACAGTTTTAGTCAACGATAACAAAGAGAGTTAAGGAACAATTCCGTTTCTCTTGCGCTTGCAGTCTTTATAAAAGCACGAAACTCCACTTGAGAGATGATAGCAATAAACAAAGCTAAAGCTTAAGTCTTATTTTTAGCATCAGCAATGGCTAATTGCAAGCCACAGAAGAAAGTTTTATTGTTATGTGGGGATTTCATGGAAGATTATGAGGTGGGTTgctttcatttttatctttctcaTTTTGGAGTTGTTTTCCCCCTTGAAGTCTTTAAatgattgggttttttttgttttgcaggcTATGGTTCCATTTCAAGCCTTGGAGGCTTATGGAATAGCAGTTGATGCTGTCTGTCCTGGCAAGAAAGCTGGTGATTGTTGCCGCACTGTAATTCAAGACTCTGGTGCCTATCATGGCTATCAGGtctcctctctctcattttatgTTAATCTCTTACAATATCcattatttaatgaaaatattatttgtttggaTATAAAAGGTATCCAAATTTAGTTACTTGCAACTCCGACTTGGTTCTGTGTAATTGTTTGTCTTCTGATATGGATGCTGGAGTAATGGTAGAAGATGTAGTAGTGATGATCTTGAATTGATGGCGATAGTGGTTGTGGTGGGAATGATAATGATTTTGTGCCCAGTGTTAAAGATATAGTAGTTATTATGATGATCATTTTACGTCCATAATGTGTAAACTGAGCTCCCTTTTTAATGTGTTCTGTTGGCAAATATAGTACAGCCACTCATTTCCCTAGCTCTGATATGTGTTTTTGGAACTTCACTTACTGTAGACTTTTACAGAGAAGCTTGGACACAACTTTAGTCTCAATGCGAACTTCGATGAAGTTGATTTTAGTAAATATGATGGGCTGCTTCTACCAGGAGGAAGGGCTCCAGAATATCTTGCCATAAATGAATCCGTGTTAGATTGTGTGAGGAAGTTTTCCGACTCAGGAAAGCCGATTGGCTCTATTTGTCATGGACATTTGATCTTGGCAGCTGCTGGCTCAGTAAAAGGTCGGAAGTGCACTGCACTCCATGCTCTGGGACCTGTGCTCATCGATGCTGGTGCTCATTGGATTGAACCCAAAACCAGGATGGATTGCGTAGCTGATGGCAATATCATCACTGGAGTTATATATAGGGCTCATCCTGAGTACATTCGGCTTTTTGTGAGGGCACTCGGAGGCAAGGTAACTGGTTCAGATAAAAGGATTCTGTTTCTCTGCGGGGTAAGTTCTATTGTTCTAATACAATTACTACCTGTCTCTTACTATCAAGCTTGAGGAAACATATGTTTTCCTTGTTTACTAAGAAtcctttgttcttttatttctgCTTGCAGGATTTCATGGAAGATTATGAGGTAACTGTTCCTTTTCAGTCCCTTCAAGCTCTTGGGTGCCATGTTGATGCGGTTTCCCCCAAGAAAAAGGCTGGGGATATCTGCCCAACTGCAGTCCACGACTTTGAAGGTGACCAAACTTACAGTGAGAAGCCAGGCCATAATTTCATTCTAACTGCTTCCTATGAAGGTTTGGATGCCTCTACTTATGATGCTCTCGTCATCCCTGGAGGCCGGGCTCCAGAATATTTGGCACTGGATGAGACAGTGATTGCCTTGGTGAAAGAATTTATGCAATCTAGGAAGCCTGTTGCATCCATCTGCCATGGGCAACAGATCTTAGCTGCTGCTGGAGTTCTTAAGGTAGTTTCCTGTTGTCTTGTGAGGAAGCCTGTTCATAGACTTACAAATACTATGCTATCACATGTCCCACGGCTTGTAATCTTCAATGCGAATCACGTTTGCAGGGTAGAAAATGTACTGCATACCCTACGGTGAAGCTGAATGTTGTCTTGGGAGGGGCAACATGGCTAGAACCTGATCCAATAGATCGCTGCTACACTGATGAAAACTTGGTTACTGGAGCTGCTTGGCCAGGGCACCCTGAGTTTGTCTCTCAATTGATGGCCTTACTTGGTATTCAAGTGTCATTTTAGCTGCTACAATGTTAAATAATGTGCCTGTATCTTATTTCAAATAACATACCGATGCAGACACCATGCATGTTTGGGTCTAGAAACCCATCTTGTATCAAATAACACATGGATTCCATATCTGTTACTGGAATCCTTGTCACTTGAGTTCATCTTTGCCTGTGGAAAAAATAGACTTTCATATTGTTCAAAGCAACAACTCTTAGGAATGTTGGTCGTGCGAATCAGTGATGGCCGAGTGCCCCTTCCATGAAACCATGTGCCCATTGATGCTGACACCCATTGGGTTGAACTTAGGATCGCAAATCCGATTCCAATGAGATCCGCTTTCATCTATCCAAATCTAAATAAAGGATAGAGAGAATTTTGTATccaaagagagaaatagaaatCTTCAGCTTGTTCAGGTATCCAAAGAGGAGATGGAGGGAGGTGAGGAAGCTTATATGGAGACGAATTCGTTGTTAATGTCAGCAATATTTCTAGGGCTTCATACAAGGGGCATCCTGAGATCTTCCAGCTATTTGTGATGACATTGGGAGGCAAGATAACTAGTTCGGATAAAAGGATTTCGTTCCTCTGTGGGGTAATTATAATATAGCTTGACAAAAATGTCTGGTCACTATAAGAATCCTTGCTTCTTCAATCCGCCCCTTCTTGTCAGGTGTCATTGAAGATAACAAGGGACACATTCCTTTTTGAATCCCTTCAGGATCTTAGGTGCCATGTCGATGCTGTGTTGCCGGAATAAGAAGGTTGAGGGCTTATGCTCAACTGCAGTGCATGAGTGGATGGCTTGCATAGTTTACAGAGGAAAGCTAGGTCATGTTCTCAAACTAACAGCTTCCTATGAACGTCTAAATTTACGATACTCTTCTTATCCCTGGAAGCCAGGCTGAAGAGTATTTAGCAGTGAGATAATACAGTGACTGAGTTGGTGGAAGACTTCATGCAATCATTCAAGCCATTTGCAACTAGAGGTCAGAGGCCACGCAGGGCTTTGCTGCACTAATGAGAGTTTGATCAATGAATATAACTGATTTGATCTCTAAGTTAACGGACTTAATGAGTATTCAGGTGTGCACATGTGATGTATTTTGTACCGAAAAACAAGCGAAATGGAGACTCAATGTTGAGGATGATATAATAAAAGGTAGAGAAGTTCTTGTTCAAGTTCTGGAACTAGAATGAAATATCAGCATATTACATATGCTTCTCAAGTTTAGCAACACCAACATAGAGAATGATGCCTATTTACCTGTGGATAAATTATTTCACATCCTTGAGATTTGGAGAGGAAATGTAGCATCATGGATTGCACCTCTAGAAGGGACTAGGTGGAGATTATCGAAGTAGCCAAGTCTCTCTAATAGGTGTCTTTGACAGCTCTCGGCAGCCATAATTCCAGCTGAGTATGCTCCATGCACAGATCCTTGATGGTCCTCCATGCTAACTGCTTCTCCTCCAAAGAAGAGATTGCCCAAGGGTGCGCGGAGTCTCTCGTATGAATCTTCAGGCTTTCCAACCAGATCATAAGAGTAACAACCAAGTGAGTTCGGGTCTGTTCCCCATCGTGTTACAAGATACTGAACCTGTTCCAGCAGAGCCAATGATACAAGTTTATAACATTTTTACATAAGAACCAAGTTgagaaaaaattcaagaacagaGATTATAGGGCAGTGCAGAGGGCTAAATGAAATTTACCGGCTCTGTTGCGTTAGGAAACATTTTCTTCAGCTGCAACATCACAAATTTTGCAGCAGATTCATCAGATAGCTTCTCAAGATCGTAAGCAAACCTTCCAGCAGCCATGTAGACAAGAACAGGATGGCCCGTTGCCTTGTGAAGATTGAGAAAATAGCCACAAGCATAAGATGTGGGCGCAACAATGCCCAAGAGTTCCAAATCTGGCCAAAATACTTTATCAAATTGCAATGCAATCTTGTTTTCACAGCCAAAACCAAGATCCGAAATTGCATCAACCTTCCACTGTGGCAGCTTTGGCTCAAAATGAATTAAGTTGGCCTTGAGAATCCCAAGGGGTACTGTAATGATAGCTGCATCAGCAATAAAGCCTGTCCCATCCTCTACTGTGACCATCACCTTATTAGGCCCGTTGGATATTTTTGTAACCCTACTCGTCACAatttattaaagaaagaaaattattcaCTTCGGGAAGCACCACATAACACCTTTTCAATTCAGAAAACAAGAACACGTCCAAAATATTAAGATTTGAGCAAGTATACCTGTGATTCAACTGTATATCAATATCTTTTGCAAGAGCCTTTATTATAGGGTCATAACCTTGCACCATAAGACCATGACCTCCGGAAAGAACTTGCTCCTACATGTGAAGAAGTGCCCTCAACAGTGTCAACGTTCATCTAAAGATACACTCAAAGTGACCTTAACATAGCACAGCTTTGTATAGAATTTTGCAATATACAAATTCTGCAATCTAAGATTCTCAAAAGCCATTCACTAATTTCTTAGCTTCTGCTAtctctaagcaaaaaaaaatctgaatctaAAGCCAACCTGAGTTTTTTAAGGCAAAGCATTTTTTTGACATATTGCAATGttgtgagagaaaaaaaagtgtatTAAAGCAGAATCCTCCTCACACAGTTCAAGACAAATTGCAGCACAATGCAAAGCAATTTAGGAGAGATTCAGAAGATCAATAATCCACTTGCCTGATCCCAAGATTTCAGTGATATCATATCAGCATCTGCTGCAAACCACGCTTCCATTCTACGGATGTACCATTGCAGCACTTCATATGCAAGTCCTTCTTGCCTAAAGACATTGGAAGTTTTCTTAGTAGTTCCAAAACTCCATGCTGAAAAAATCCAATACTTGAATTTGTTACACGTTGTTCTTTTAACCATACCTTAATTCTGGATGCTTATCTAGCACAATCCAAATTGCTTGAAGAACAGACATGTCATCAGTGTGTTCATCTCTTACTTTCTCAGTCTAAAGGTGTAAACAAAGGACTTAGTTTGCTTGCTGTAGAAGAGGGTAATTTCTAATCATAAAAGAAGGGTTCACGTCACAGAAATTAGTGAGAAGATCTACCTCCTCGAGAATTCTTTTGAATGTATCTCCAACTTCAATGACCATCTGTTGTGGAACTTGACGTCCTTCCTTGTCAAAAAGGGTATAACTGAAATGGCAAACCCAAATCCTCATGACAAAAGTTTGGACAAAATTAATAAGAACCACAATCGTAAATCTTAAGGTTCAAAACATTGCAGCTTCGATCCAAGCTTTTTCTACCATCTTAGAGGTAGTACTGCGGCCTATTAAtcaattcatcattcaattagGAACATGTATAACTTTATTCATTGTAAAAATAAGTTGGCCAATGTTTGTATGATCTTGTATGTTCCGAAAGATACAGGAATACAGCATTGGTTAAGAAAATTCAAAGCTAGAATGCAAAGGTAATAATTAATATTGGATGCAATTTGCTCCATGAAACAATTAAGAACTGGGATACGAAAAAACTGTAGGATTTGAAATGCATAATTTAACCacaaacacacataaaattaaaaggccaAAGGAAAACTTAGATGTCTGCTTAATGCAACGTCGGAAGTGAATTGCAGAGGATATAAATGTAAAACTAGCAATGACTGACCTCTCCAGATCATGGTCATACAATACAGAGTTGTCACCACTAGTACGGTATAATTTAAGCCCCAGACCTCGTATCAGCGGAGCCAAAGGATTCTCATTGCAAACACCATGTAGCCTAGATTGTAACATGAAATGAATTAACACATTGAGGAATCTATCTATCAGTTGATTCACATTTTCAAACAATACATACCAAGGCAACCCAACACAGAATACAGGCACTGGTAAAGCGAGGTTAAAGAGCCAAATGACACATGAGGAAGAAACGAGATCTTTTTCTGAGCTTCTAGAGAAATTAATTGGGTTTTCAAGACATGATTAATGAGCATTAACATccc
This region includes:
- the LOC18106499 gene encoding protein DJ-1 homolog D, whose amino-acid sequence is MGKSVLLLCGDYMEDHEAMVPFQALQAFGIAVDAACPGKKAGDICRTAIHDSAGYQTYTESRGHNFTLNATFDEVDFGKYDGLVIPGGRAPEYLAMNESVLDCVRKFSDSGRPIASVCHGQLILAAANSVKGRKCTAYPAVKPVLIDAGAHWVEPETMKACVADGNIITGATYEGHPEFIQLFVRALGGKITGSDKKILFLCGDFMEDYEVTVPFQSLEALGCHVDAVCPKKKAGDTCPTAVHDFEGDQTYSEKPGHSFTLTASFEGLDASNYDALVIPGGRAPEYLALDETVIALVKEFMHSKKPVASICHGQQILAAAGVLKGRKCTAYPAVKLNVVLGGATWLEPDPIDRCYTDENLVTGAAWPGHPQFVSQLMALLGIRVSF
- the LOC18106498 gene encoding protein DJ-1 homolog D, which codes for MANCKPQKKVLLLCGDFMEDYEAMVPFQALEAYGIAVDAVCPGKKAGDCCRTVIQDSGAYHGYQTFTEKLGHNFSLNANFDEVDFSKYDGLLLPGGRAPEYLAINESVLDCVRKFSDSGKPIGSICHGHLILAAAGSVKGRKCTALHALGPVLIDAGAHWIEPKTRMDCVADGNIITGVIYRAHPEYIRLFVRALGGKVTGSDKRILFLCGDFMEDYEVTVPFQSLQALGCHVDAVSPKKKAGDICPTAVHDFEGDQTYSEKPGHNFILTASYEGLDASTYDALVIPGGRAPEYLALDETVIALVKEFMQSRKPVASICHGQQILAAAGVLKGRKCTAYPTVKLNVVLGGATWLEPDPIDRCYTDENLVTGAAWPGHPEFVSQLMALLGIQVSF
- the LOC18106497 gene encoding probable polyamine oxidase 4 isoform X2; protein product: MENLIDNGTFPSQVERQNSSIPTVIVIGGGISGLAAARMLHDASFKVILLESRDRLGGRIHTDYSFGYPVDLGASWLHGVCNENPLAPLIRGLGLKLYRTSGDNSVLYDHDLESYTLFDKEGRQVPQQMVIEVGDTFKRILEETEKVRDEHTDDMSVLQAIWIVLDKHPELRQEGLAYEVLQWYIRRMEAWFAADADMISLKSWDQEQVLSGGHGLMVQGYDPIIKALAKDIDIQLNHRVTKISNGPNKVMVTVEDGTGFIADAAIITVPLGILKANLIHFEPKLPQWKVDAISDLGFGCENKIALQFDKVFWPDLELLGIVAPTSYACGYFLNLHKATGHPVLVYMAAGRFAYDLEKLSDESAAKFVMLQLKKMFPNATEPVQYLVTRWGTDPNSLGCYSYDLVGKPEDSYERLRAPLGNLFFGGEAVSMEDHQGSVHGAYSAGIMAAESCQRHLLERLGYFDNLHLVPSRGAIHDATFPLQISRM
- the LOC18106497 gene encoding probable polyamine oxidase 4 isoform X1 codes for the protein MENLIDNVGTFPSQVERQNSSIPTVIVIGGGISGLAAARMLHDASFKVILLESRDRLGGRIHTDYSFGYPVDLGASWLHGVCNENPLAPLIRGLGLKLYRTSGDNSVLYDHDLESYTLFDKEGRQVPQQMVIEVGDTFKRILEETEKVRDEHTDDMSVLQAIWIVLDKHPELRQEGLAYEVLQWYIRRMEAWFAADADMISLKSWDQEQVLSGGHGLMVQGYDPIIKALAKDIDIQLNHRVTKISNGPNKVMVTVEDGTGFIADAAIITVPLGILKANLIHFEPKLPQWKVDAISDLGFGCENKIALQFDKVFWPDLELLGIVAPTSYACGYFLNLHKATGHPVLVYMAAGRFAYDLEKLSDESAAKFVMLQLKKMFPNATEPVQYLVTRWGTDPNSLGCYSYDLVGKPEDSYERLRAPLGNLFFGGEAVSMEDHQGSVHGAYSAGIMAAESCQRHLLERLGYFDNLHLVPSRGAIHDATFPLQISRM
- the LOC18106497 gene encoding probable polyamine oxidase 4 isoform X3, encoding MENLIDNVGTFPSQVERQNSSIPTVIVIGGGISGLAAARMLHDASFKVILLESRDRLGGRIHTDYSFGYPVDLGASCYTLFDKEGRQVPQQMVIEVGDTFKRILEETEKVRDEHTDDMSVLQAIWIVLDKHPELRQEGLAYEVLQWYIRRMEAWFAADADMISLKSWDQEQVLSGGHGLMVQGYDPIIKALAKDIDIQLNHRVTKISNGPNKVMVTVEDGTGFIADAAIITVPLGILKANLIHFEPKLPQWKVDAISDLGFGCENKIALQFDKVFWPDLELLGIVAPTSYACGYFLNLHKATGHPVLVYMAAGRFAYDLEKLSDESAAKFVMLQLKKMFPNATEPVQYLVTRWGTDPNSLGCYSYDLVGKPEDSYERLRAPLGNLFFGGEAVSMEDHQGSVHGAYSAGIMAAESCQRHLLERLGYFDNLHLVPSRGAIHDATFPLQISRM